In a single window of the Fibrobacter sp. genome:
- a CDS encoding transcriptional regulator: protein MEKLEKIYSLHRMLSHSRYPVPLKRILDELHCSKATFYRLKA from the coding sequence ATGGAGAAACTGGAGAAAATCTACTCTCTTCATCGGATGCTTTCACACAGCAGATACCCTGTACCCCTGAAAAGAATCCTGGATGAGCTTCATTGCTCCAAGGCTACTTTTTATCGTCTGAAAGC